The following proteins are encoded in a genomic region of Pyrus communis chromosome 11, drPyrComm1.1, whole genome shotgun sequence:
- the LOC137708649 gene encoding histone H2A.Z-specific chaperone CHZ1-like: MAETKDQGEPTFPAKRKPDLSCGNQPDCPNKTQKLEVPDDSPSAAEAKSQTPENFKNNSSAGEEKTCKFEANADLEDEDEEEDYEEEEEEDEKSNGKAEMDRKGKGIMRDDKGKGKLVEEDDDDSDDDSSDGGSEFEDGDSDLSDDPLAEVDLDNILPSRTRRRQVQPGVYIANDNGNEEEDDSDDSDD, encoded by the coding sequence ATGGCTGAAACTAAGGACCAAGGCGAACCCACATTTCCAGCGAAGCGCAAACCCGATCTCAGCTGCGGTAACCAGCCCGACTGCCCCAACAAAACCCAGAAGCTTGAAGTTCCCGATGACAGTCCGTCGGCTGCCGAAGCTAAAAGTCAAACCccagaaaatttcaaaaacaattccTCCGCTGGCGAAGAGAAAACCTGTAAGTTTGAAGCCAATGCTGACCTCgaagacgaagacgaagaggaagattacgaagaagaagaagaagaagatgaaaagtcTAATGGGAAGGCGGAGATGGATCGCAAGGGGAAGGGGATTATGAGAGATGACAAGGGCAAAGGGAAACTGGTAGAAGAAGATGACGACGACAGCGACGATGATTCGAGCGACGGCGGAAGCGAATTCGAAGACGGAGACAGCGATTTGTCGGATGATCCTCTTGCGGAGGTCGATTTGGATAACATTCTTCCTTCGAGGACTCGGAGACGGCAGGTGCAGCCTGGAGTTTACATTGCTAATGACAatggaaatgaagaagaagacgacaGTGATGACAGCGATGATTGA
- the LOC137707497 gene encoding long chain base biosynthesis protein 2a-like: MIAIPYLTALTTYFSYGLLFVFGQVRDFFRKIIDWWSASNLQGYAPICLGLEDFYIRRLYLRIQDCFNRPIASAPDAWFDVVERYSNDYNKTLKLTKKISRCLNLGSYNYLGFAASDEYCTPRAIETLKKYSPSTCSSRVDGGTTNLHNELEECVANFVGKPAAIVFGMGYVTNSAILPVLMGKGGLIVSDSLNHNSIVNGARGSGARVCVFQHNTPAHLEEVLREKIAEGQPRTRRPWKKIIVIVEGIYSMEGELCKLPEIIAICKKYKAYTYLDEAHSIGAVGKTGRGVCELLGVDTADVDIMMGTFTKSFGSCGGYIAGSKELIQYLKYTCPAHLYATSISPPAAQQIICAIKVLLGEDGSNRGAQKLARIRENSNFFRSELQKMGFEVLGDNDSPVMPIMLYNPAKIPAFSRECLKQNVAVVTVAFPATPLLLARARICISASHTREDLIKALEVFGRVGDLVGIKYFPAQPKKAQAEEERLLKVD; the protein is encoded by the exons ATGATTGCGATCCCTTATTTAACCGCGTTAACCACGTACTTCAGCTATGGATTGCTATTCGTTTTCGGCCAAGTCAGAGATTTCTTCCGCAAAATCATCGACTGGTGGAGTGCTAGCAATTTGCAG GGTTATGCTCCAATCTGTTTAGGACTTGAAGATTTCTATATTCGCCGGCTTTATCTTCGAATTCAG GACTGTTTCAATAGACCTATTGCAAGTGCTCCTGATGCTTGGTTTGATGTGGTTGAACGCTACTCCAATGACTACAACAAAACACTCAA GCTGACGAAAAAAATTAGTCGATGCCTTAACTTAGGATCTTACAATTACCTTGGCTTTGCTGCATCCGATGAGTACTGCACGCCTCGCGCTATTGAGACGTTGAAAAAATATTCTCCCAGTACCTGTAGCAGCAGAGTTGACGGTG GCACCACCAATTTGCATAATGAGCTGGAAGAGTGTGTTGCAAATTTTGTCGGGAAACCTGCTGCAATAGTTTTTGGAATGGGTTATGTCACAAACTCTGCTATCCTTCCTGTCCTGATGGGGAAG GGAGGCTTGATTGTTAGTGATTCTTTGAACCACAACTCTATTGTCAACGGCGCAAGAGGATCTGGAGCTAGAGTTTGTGTTTTCCAACACAATA CTCCTGCTCACTTGGAGGAAGTTTTGAGAGAAAAAATCGCAGAGGGGCAGCCTAGGACCCGCAGACCCTGGAAGAAGATAATCGTCATTGTGGAGGGGATATACAGCATGGAAGGGGAGCTTTGCAAACTTCCTGAGATTATAGCAATCTGCAAAAAATATAAG GCATATACATATTTGGATGAGGCCCACAGCATTGGAGCAGTAGGGAAAACAGGAAGAGGTGTTTGTGAGCTCTTAGGAGTCGATACAGCTGATGTAGATATCATGATGGGAACATTTACCAAATCATTTGGATCATGTGGTGGCTATATTGCAGGATCTAAG GAGCTTATCCAATACTTGAAGTACACTTGCCCTGCTCATCTTTATGCAACTTCAATATCACCACCAGCTGCCCAACAAATAATATGTGCCATAAAGGTCCTTCTTGGAGAGGATGGTTCCAATAGAG GTGCCCAAAAACTTGCACGGATACGGGAGAATAGCAACTTTTTCAGGTCAGAACTACAAAAGATGGGTTTTGAGGTTTTGGGGGATAACGACTCTCCAGTAATGCCAATTATGCTTTACAACCCAGCCAAAATTCCCGCCTTCTCACGGGAGTGCCTCAAGCAGAAT GTAGCTGTTGTGACAGTAGCATTTCCAGCAACGCCGCTACTGTTGGCAAGGGCACGTATATGCATATCTGCGTCTCATACGAGGGAAGACTTGATCAAAGCCTTGGAG GTCTTCGGGAGGGTTGGTGATCTGGTGGGTATAAAATACTTCCCCGCTCAACCAAAGAAGGCGCAGGCCGAAGAAGAAAGGTTGCTGAAGGTGGATTGA